The following are encoded together in the Gammaproteobacteria bacterium genome:
- a CDS encoding ABC transporter permease subunit, giving the protein MNPSALRPGRRAYRAFVILLPMAWLLVFFLAPFGLVFKISFSDPLIAQPPFTALFGRGADGALTLGATLDNYRALFQDELYLLSYVGSLRIAFFSTLACLLIGYPMAYAIAQARGAWRNILLLLVILPFWTSFLLRVYAWMGMLGTHGAINSLLLSLGLIERPLALMYTDFAVYIGIVYTYLPFMILPLYAVLEKLDIELREAAEDLGGRPLAVFRDVTLPLSLPGIMAGSLLVFIPALGEFVIPSLLGGLDTLMIGRTLYDEFFINRDWPLAAAVATMLLLIVVVPFMLFQRSQLREPS; this is encoded by the coding sequence ATGAATCCATCCGCGCTGCGCCCGGGGCGGCGAGCCTACCGTGCGTTCGTGATCCTGCTGCCGATGGCATGGCTGCTGGTGTTTTTCCTGGCGCCGTTCGGACTGGTTTTCAAGATCAGCTTTTCCGACCCGCTGATCGCACAACCGCCGTTCACGGCGCTTTTCGGACGCGGTGCCGATGGCGCGCTCACGCTGGGCGCGACCCTCGACAACTATCGCGCGCTGTTCCAGGACGAGCTCTACCTGCTCAGTTACGTCGGTTCGCTGCGCATCGCTTTTTTCTCCACGCTGGCGTGCCTGCTGATCGGCTATCCGATGGCCTACGCCATAGCGCAGGCGCGGGGAGCCTGGCGCAACATCCTGCTGCTGCTGGTGATACTGCCGTTCTGGACCTCGTTTCTGCTGCGTGTCTATGCCTGGATGGGCATGCTTGGCACGCATGGAGCGATCAACTCGCTGTTGCTCTCGCTGGGTCTGATCGAACGGCCGCTGGCGCTGATGTATACCGATTTCGCGGTTTATATCGGCATTGTGTACACCTATCTGCCGTTCATGATCCTGCCGCTCTATGCGGTACTGGAAAAGCTGGATATCGAGTTGCGCGAGGCTGCCGAGGATCTCGGGGGGCGTCCGCTGGCGGTGTTCCGTGATGTGACCTTGCCGCTGTCGCTGCCGGGAATCATGGCCGGTTCGCTGCTGGTGTTCATCCCGGCGCTCGGCGAGTTCGTGATCCCGAGCCTGCTGGGGGGGCTCGACACGCTGATGATCGGGCGTACGCTGTATGACGAGTTCTTCATCAATCGCGACTGGCCGCTGGCAGCGGCCGTCGCGACGATGCTGCTGCTGATCGTGGTGGTGCCGTTCATGCTGTTCCAGCGCAGCCAGTTGCGGGAGCCCTCGTGA
- a CDS encoding ABC transporter permease subunit: MRRRALTLYGALAFGYAFLYLPIVLLVLNSFNASRISSTWGGFSWRWYAALLDNDQVIEAALLSVRIAVISASAATVLGALAALALARVGRFAGRTLFTGMIVAPLVMPEVITGLSLLLLFVSMQAVIGWPDARGAMTITIAHTTFCMAYVAVIVQSRLADRDSSLEEAAMDLGGRPFRVLFDITIPGIAPALVSGWLLAFTLSLDDLVIASFVSGPGANTLPMLIFSKVKLGVTPDINALASIIIGVVALGAVLAGVLMLRQERHAGAARREPSGRE; this comes from the coding sequence GTGAGGCGCCGCGCGTTGACGCTGTATGGCGCGCTGGCGTTTGGCTACGCCTTTTTGTACCTCCCGATCGTGCTGCTGGTACTGAACTCTTTCAATGCCTCGCGGATAAGCAGCACCTGGGGTGGGTTTTCGTGGCGCTGGTATGCGGCGCTGCTGGACAACGACCAGGTGATCGAGGCCGCGCTGCTCAGTGTGCGCATCGCGGTGATCAGCGCCAGTGCCGCGACGGTGCTGGGCGCGCTGGCGGCGCTGGCGCTGGCACGGGTCGGGCGATTTGCCGGGCGCACCCTGTTCACCGGCATGATCGTGGCGCCGCTGGTGATGCCCGAAGTGATCACCGGCCTGTCCTTGCTGCTGTTGTTCGTGAGTATGCAGGCCGTTATCGGTTGGCCGGATGCGCGCGGGGCGATGACGATCACGATCGCCCACACCACCTTCTGCATGGCCTATGTCGCGGTGATCGTGCAGTCACGGCTCGCGGATCGTGATTCATCGCTCGAGGAGGCGGCGATGGATCTCGGTGGCCGGCCGTTCCGGGTCCTGTTCGATATCACCATTCCGGGTATTGCACCGGCCCTGGTGTCGGGCTGGTTGCTGGCATTCACCCTGTCGCTCGATGACCTGGTGATTGCCAGTTTTGTCAGCGGTCCGGGCGCCAATACGCTGCCGATGCTGATTTTCTCCAAGGTGAAGCTTGGCGTCACACCGGATATCAACGCGCTTGCCTCGATCATCATCGGGGTGGTTGCGCTCGGTGCAGTGCTGGCTGGCGTGCTGATGTTGCGCCAGGAACGGCACGCAGGCGCAGCGAGGCGCGAACCGAGCGGCAGGGAATGA